The Sorangiineae bacterium MSr11367 genome window below encodes:
- a CDS encoding (2Fe-2S)-binding protein yields MPIVIFEALDNSDPVRIDAPDGGAIADLCDETDAPVPFSCRSANCGTCRIHVLEGAELLLAAEDEELDVLDIFAVAPPAQRLACQAKMLAGAGTVRIRAVADDE; encoded by the coding sequence ATGCCTATCGTGATTTTCGAAGCCCTCGACAACAGCGACCCCGTTCGAATCGACGCGCCCGATGGCGGCGCCATCGCGGATCTCTGTGATGAAACCGATGCGCCCGTCCCCTTCTCGTGTCGGAGCGCCAACTGCGGCACCTGCCGCATCCACGTCCTCGAAGGGGCCGAGCTTCTTCTCGCTGCGGAAGACGAAGAACTCGACGTGCTGGATATCTTCGCCGTGGCGCCTCCCGCACAACGTCTCGCCTGCCAGGCGAAGATGCTTGCAGGTGCAGGTACCGTCCGCATTCGGGCCGTCGCCGACGACGAATAG
- a CDS encoding site-specific DNA-methyltransferase, with amino-acid sequence MSTPRIRRALTHVGGKIETGGDRKAAALLAAALDVPSNEGDDSDPSRAHVHGFHAYPARMHPLTARRLVEQLAAPGKRVLDPFCGSGTVLIEARLAGRESAGTDLNPLAIKLARRKIAPLSPDDGARILAASQTIRQKADERRIARAGATRRLADRDVALFPPHVLLELDSLRAGIEALTAPADAIAKDALYLVLSSLFIKVSQKKSDTSEDAAPRRIAAGYTAKLFFRKTEELVARLGEYAKLLPATAPRTRVELDDATKLATVETASIDAVVTSPPYANTYDYLAHHAVRLRWLGLDERLLEHGELGAKRRYAKMHPDAAEEAWIEELAAFLRAASRVMKAGAPLVMLIGDSAIGARALRADQLVARAAERTRLVPLARATQRRPHFHGPTAKAFSEIPRGEHALMLQRS; translated from the coding sequence ATGTCGACGCCACGCATACGGCGGGCGCTGACGCACGTCGGCGGTAAAATCGAAACCGGCGGGGACCGAAAGGCCGCTGCACTCCTCGCGGCGGCCCTCGACGTGCCCAGCAACGAGGGCGACGACAGCGACCCCTCACGTGCCCACGTGCACGGCTTCCATGCGTACCCCGCGCGGATGCATCCCCTCACGGCGCGTCGCCTCGTCGAGCAGCTCGCCGCACCGGGCAAACGCGTGCTCGATCCGTTTTGCGGCTCCGGCACCGTGCTCATCGAAGCGCGGCTCGCGGGGCGGGAATCGGCGGGCACCGATCTGAACCCGCTCGCGATCAAACTCGCGCGGCGCAAGATCGCGCCCCTCTCGCCCGACGACGGCGCGCGCATCCTCGCGGCCTCGCAAACGATTCGGCAGAAGGCCGACGAACGCCGCATCGCACGCGCCGGGGCCACGCGGAGGCTCGCCGATCGCGACGTGGCGCTCTTCCCGCCGCACGTGCTCCTCGAACTCGACAGCCTGCGCGCCGGCATCGAAGCGCTCACCGCACCTGCCGACGCCATCGCGAAGGACGCGCTCTACCTCGTCCTCTCGTCCCTCTTCATCAAGGTCAGTCAAAAGAAGAGCGACACCTCGGAGGACGCCGCCCCGCGCCGCATCGCCGCGGGTTACACCGCGAAGCTCTTCTTCCGCAAAACCGAGGAGCTCGTGGCGCGCCTCGGCGAATACGCCAAGCTATTGCCCGCCACCGCGCCACGGACGCGCGTCGAGCTGGACGATGCCACCAAGCTCGCCACCGTCGAAACGGCGAGCATCGATGCCGTCGTCACGTCGCCTCCGTATGCGAACACGTACGACTACCTCGCGCACCATGCCGTGCGACTGCGCTGGCTCGGCCTCGACGAGCGGCTTCTGGAGCACGGGGAGCTCGGCGCCAAGCGGCGCTATGCGAAGATGCACCCCGATGCCGCCGAGGAAGCTTGGATCGAGGAACTCGCCGCGTTTCTTCGCGCCGCTTCGCGCGTGATGAAAGCGGGCGCGCCGTTGGTCATGCTCATTGGCGATTCTGCCATTGGTGCGCGTGCGCTGCGCGCCGACCAGCTCGTCGCGCGCGCCGCCGAGCGAACGAGGCTCGTTCCACTCGCGCGCGCCACGCAGCGAAGACCGCATTTTCACGGCCCGACGGCAAAGGCTTTTTCAGAAATTCCGCGTGGGGAGCATGCGCTCATGTTGCAAAGATCGTAA
- a CDS encoding phosphatase PAP2 family protein — protein MTQQYLDKSLSRADATELSEGRNVLAVFGSRLVRNLAVQDWLVLAYFTVLLLALVFGSGPGRVRCIEHVLIDVGLVGLGLALSRGGLLPHGSLGNTIVYRTTMFGAVFLTYFQLRDILPAVTQHAVDANILAFDLRVFGVEPSLAWDQYVTPATTEWFAFFYFSYFAILIVHVIPFLLAVKNDKLITQFGLGICVVFCTAHTMYMVVPGYGPYAHMAGQFKHQLSGGLFWGLVREAVEAGGAQKDIFPSLHTAAPTFLAIFSYRHRKLLPFKYTWPIVGFFAVQIIGATMFLRWHYLIDIFAGITLASFANFVAAKVPAWESARRARRGLPPVFSPIQFRAAASTAELAAKD, from the coding sequence ATGACCCAGCAGTATCTCGACAAATCACTGTCCCGCGCTGACGCCACCGAGCTCTCGGAGGGTCGCAATGTACTCGCGGTCTTTGGCTCCCGGTTGGTGCGCAACCTGGCCGTCCAAGATTGGCTCGTGCTCGCCTACTTCACGGTGTTGCTCCTTGCCTTGGTGTTCGGCAGTGGCCCCGGGCGTGTGCGATGCATCGAGCACGTCCTCATCGACGTTGGGCTGGTGGGTCTCGGACTCGCGCTCTCGCGCGGCGGGCTCCTCCCGCACGGCAGCTTGGGCAACACCATCGTGTACCGCACCACCATGTTCGGCGCGGTGTTCCTCACGTACTTCCAGCTCCGCGACATCTTGCCCGCGGTCACGCAGCACGCCGTGGATGCCAACATCCTCGCGTTCGATCTTCGCGTCTTCGGGGTCGAGCCGTCGCTCGCGTGGGATCAGTACGTTACGCCCGCCACCACCGAGTGGTTCGCGTTCTTCTATTTCAGCTACTTCGCCATTCTCATCGTGCACGTCATTCCGTTCTTGCTCGCCGTGAAGAACGACAAGCTGATCACCCAGTTCGGGCTGGGCATCTGCGTCGTGTTCTGCACCGCCCACACGATGTACATGGTGGTGCCGGGCTACGGGCCGTACGCGCACATGGCGGGGCAGTTCAAGCACCAGCTGTCGGGCGGCCTGTTCTGGGGCCTGGTGCGCGAGGCCGTCGAAGCAGGCGGCGCGCAGAAGGACATTTTCCCGAGCCTCCACACGGCGGCGCCCACGTTCTTGGCCATCTTCTCGTACCGGCATCGGAAGCTGCTTCCGTTCAAGTACACGTGGCCCATCGTTGGATTTTTCGCCGTGCAGATCATCGGCGCGACCATGTTTCTGCGCTGGCACTACCTGATCGATATTTTCGCGGGCATCACGCTGGCCAGCTTCGCCAACTTCGTAGCGGCGAAGGTTCCGGCCTGGGAGTCCGCCCGGCGCGCGCGCCGTGGCCTGCCGCCGGTGTTCTCGCCGATTCAGTTCCGCGCCGCGGCTTCCACTGCAGAGTTGGCCGCGAAGGACTGA